CCGAGAAGCACAGCCCGACACACTCCACCCGGGCGAGGATCTGGCCGTCGGCTGGTACGGGGACAGGCTTGTCCCGTACGAGACGTGCCTGGTCGGGACCGGTGATCTGGACGGCGGTGTGCGTGCTCGGAGTCCTGGCGTCCCCCTGGTGACGGTCGAGCAACCGCGTCAGCGGCTCCCGGACGTCCGCGGGGTACAGCCCCAGCCCGGCGAACTCGTCCGGTGCGGCCCACAGGAGTTCGAAGCTGTTGTCCGGACGGTTCTCCTCGGCCTCAGGACCGGACAGGACCGGCCTGCCCACGACATCCGTCATCAGGAAGTACGAGGCAGGCCGGTCGTTGTGGTGACCGGTCCACAGGAGCCGCTCGATCCGGGCCGAGAGCGTCGTCTCCTCCGTGAGCTCGCGGAGCGCCGCCTCCTCGGCCGTCTCGTCCGGCTCGACATGGCCGCCGACCAGTACCGCGTAGTGATGTCCCGGGCAGGCCGGACCTGCCACACCGGTGCCCCGGCATATGGCGCATGCGGTCGACCGTTCGCGCTGCAAGAAGCGCTTGACGACCAACACCCTTGCTCCGTGCACGACTACGGCGACCGCTCTCGGTATCGACATGCCCCAGAGCATCGCACGCACCCGGGATGCCTCCGCGGGTCAGTCGAGCGCTGCGAACGCCCCCGGCTCGTACGAACCACCCTGGTTGTGCAGGATCACGCCGACCCGGTTGGCCGCGTTGATCATCGAGACCAGCCAGACCAGCGCACCGACCTGATCGTCGTCGTAGTGCTTGCGCAGCGCGGCCCACGTCTCGTCGGAGACGCCCTGGGCGGCGTCCGCGAGCCGGGTGCCCTCCTCCGTGAAGGCCAGCACCACGCGCTCGGCCTCGGTGAACACGGTGGTGTGGCGCCAGGCGGAGACCAGGCCGAGCCGCAGTGCGGTCTCGCCCGCGGCTGCGCCCTCCTTGAGGTGGACGTCCACGCAGAAGCCGCAGCCGTTGATCTGGCTGGCGCGCAACTGCACCAGTTCGCGCAGGGACTTGGGAAGGGTGGACTGTTCGATGGCCACCGAGGCGCTGTAGAACCGCTTGGCGACCTTCGCCGCGGTCGGGCTGTCGAGCAGATTGAAACGGGGTTCCATGACGTCGTCCTCACTCGTGGTGTCGTGTGCTGCCGCACTGGACGAACACAAGATGCCGATGCCACCGCTCTTGTGACGGTGGGGAGTTGTGACGTGCGCCACCGGCCGGAGGTGTCACACGGAGGCGCCGGCCGGTGTCTCGTGTGCGACACATCCGCGAGCGGAACGGGCAGGAGCCGGGCATGGGCGAGCACACGAGGGACGGCATCACCGAGGCGTTCGTCGCCCACCGCAATCTGCTCTTCACCGTCGCCTACGAGATGCTCGGCTCCGCCGCCGACGCCGAGGACGTCCTCCAGGAGACCTGGCTGAAGTGGGCGGGCGTCGAGCCCGGCACCGTACGGGAACCGCGCGCGTACCTGGTCCGGATCACGACGCGCCAGGCGCTGACCCACCTCCGTACGCTCGGCCGCCGCAAGGAGTCCTACGTCGGCCCCTGGCTGCCCGAACCGCTCCTGACCGCGCCCGACGTGGCCGAGGACGTCGAGCTGGCGGACAGCGTGTCCATGGCGATGCTGCTGGTCCTGGAGACGCTCTCCCCGACCGAGCGGGCGGTGTTCGTACTGCGCGAGGTCTTCGCGGTCGAGTACGAGGAGATCGCCGAAGCCGTCGACAAGAGCCCGGCCGCGGTCCGCCAGATCGCCCACAGGGCGCGAGCCCATGTGGCCGCGCGCCGGCCGCGCGGGGCCGTCTCCGCGGCCGAGACCAAGGACGCGCTCACCGCGTTCCAACAGGCCGTGGAGACAGGCGACTTGCGCGGTCTGCTCGACGTCCTCGCTCCGGACGTCGTCTTCCTGGGCGACGGCGGCGGAGTCGTGCAGGCCACCCTGGCGCCGGTCGTGGGGGCCGAACCGGTGGCCGCGCTGCTGGCCGCCGGGCGCCTCGGCGGAAGCGCGGCGGCAGCCCTGCGGCCGGCGCAGGTCAACGGCTGTCCGGCGCTGATCCTCCGGCTCGACGGCGCGATCGACACCGTGATCGCGGTGCGTGTCGACGAAGGGCTCATCACCGGGCTCTACGCCGTGCGGAACCCTCAGAAGCTGTCGCGCGTGGAGAGGGAGACGGCAGTGAGCCGTTGAGCACGGGGCGGACGGGCGGGGAATGGCAGCGATGCGCGAGGCGGCGGACCGGTGGCTGCGGGGGTGGACCTGGGCGCGCGGGCGCGTCCTCGCGGCGCTCGCCGCCACGTCCGCCGTCCTGATGGTCTTCCACTCCGCCGTGCCCAACACCGGTGCGCACCTGGGCAGTTTGGTCGAGGCGTTCCTGCCCTGGACGGGCCTCGCCGTCCCGGTGCTGCTCGCCGCGGCCCTGCTGCGCCGCTCGGCCACCGCGCTGGTGGCCCTGCTGCTCCCGGTGGCGGCGTGGACGTACCTCTTCGGCGGAACGCTCCTCGCCGGGGACGGCGGCGCGCACGACATCACGGTGGTCCAGCACAACGTCAGCGACGTGAACACCGACCCCGCCGACACCGCGAGGGCGCTGATGGAAGCCGGCCCGGAGCTCATCGCCCTGGAGGAGCTGACACCCGCCGCGCTGCCGCTCTACGAGAAGACGCTGGCGCCCGTCTACCCGTACCACGCGGTCGAAGGGACGGTCGGCCTCTGGTCGACGTACCCGCTGTCGGACGTGACGCACCTCGACATCAGGCCCCCGGGGATCACCGACACCGGCTGGAACCGCGGACTGCGGGCCACCGCGCGTACGCCATGGGGCGAGACCGCGGTCTACGCCGTCCACCTGCCGTCGGTCCGCTTCCGGCCCACCGGCTTCGCCTCCGGCAACAGGGACGACAGCGCCGGCCTGCTGGGGGAGGCGCTCGCCGCCGAGAAGCTTGAACGGGTGATCGTGCTGGGCGACTTCAACGGCACCGCGGACGACCGCGGACTGGCCCCGGTCACCTCGCACATGACGGCGCCGCCGGGGGACTTCGCGTTCAGCTGGCCGAAGACCTTCCCCGTGGCGCGTATCGACCAGGTCATGGCCCGCGCGGCAACGGTCACCGACATCCGCACCCTGCGCGCGACCGGCAGCGACCACCTCCCGATCGCGGCCGGCATCCGCTTCGCCTCGTGAGGGCGGGCTGTCTCAGAGGTCGGTGGCGCGCTCGTGACGGGTTTCGTACAGCCCGACTTCGCTGCCGCCGGGCAGCCGGAACCTGGTCACCCGTCCCCAGCGCGCGTCGGTGAGCGGCTGGGTGAACTCCACGCCCTGTGCGGTCAGGGCCGACACGGCCGCGTCGACGTCGTCGCACATCAGATAGAGCTCCTGCGACTCGGGGCCGTCCGTCGGATGCACGGCGAGCTCCGCCGGCGGCAACTTGAAGATCAGCCAGCCGCCTCCCGCGTCGACGTGCGGATACTCCAGCACATCCCTGAAGAAGGCCCGGTCCGCCTCTGCGTCGCGGCTGTGGACGATGACGTGCGCACCATTGATCACGCGGGCCAGGGTAGGCCCACGCACCGGCAGACCGGCGTTGTCAGCGCCGTGAAGTACGGTGCCGTGCAAGATCTGCAACACGGGTGGGGGAGAAGGAAGATGGCACAGCTGACGTTCCGGTCCGCGGGTCCCGACGACGCCGAGGGCATCGCCCGGCTGCACGC
The sequence above is drawn from the Streptomyces sp. NBC_01465 genome and encodes:
- a CDS encoding VOC family protein, which translates into the protein MINGAHVIVHSRDAEADRAFFRDVLEYPHVDAGGGWLIFKLPPAELAVHPTDGPESQELYLMCDDVDAAVSALTAQGVEFTQPLTDARWGRVTRFRLPGGSEVGLYETRHERATDL
- a CDS encoding carboxymuconolactone decarboxylase family protein codes for the protein MEPRFNLLDSPTAAKVAKRFYSASVAIEQSTLPKSLRELVQLRASQINGCGFCVDVHLKEGAAAGETALRLGLVSAWRHTTVFTEAERVVLAFTEEGTRLADAAQGVSDETWAALRKHYDDDQVGALVWLVSMINAANRVGVILHNQGGSYEPGAFAALD
- a CDS encoding RNA polymerase sigma-70 factor; its protein translation is MGEHTRDGITEAFVAHRNLLFTVAYEMLGSAADAEDVLQETWLKWAGVEPGTVREPRAYLVRITTRQALTHLRTLGRRKESYVGPWLPEPLLTAPDVAEDVELADSVSMAMLLVLETLSPTERAVFVLREVFAVEYEEIAEAVDKSPAAVRQIAHRARAHVAARRPRGAVSAAETKDALTAFQQAVETGDLRGLLDVLAPDVVFLGDGGGVVQATLAPVVGAEPVAALLAAGRLGGSAAAALRPAQVNGCPALILRLDGAIDTVIAVRVDEGLITGLYAVRNPQKLSRVERETAVSR
- a CDS encoding endonuclease/exonuclease/phosphatase family protein, encoding MREAADRWLRGWTWARGRVLAALAATSAVLMVFHSAVPNTGAHLGSLVEAFLPWTGLAVPVLLAAALLRRSATALVALLLPVAAWTYLFGGTLLAGDGGAHDITVVQHNVSDVNTDPADTARALMEAGPELIALEELTPAALPLYEKTLAPVYPYHAVEGTVGLWSTYPLSDVTHLDIRPPGITDTGWNRGLRATARTPWGETAVYAVHLPSVRFRPTGFASGNRDDSAGLLGEALAAEKLERVIVLGDFNGTADDRGLAPVTSHMTAPPGDFAFSWPKTFPVARIDQVMARAATVTDIRTLRATGSDHLPIAAGIRFAS